A single genomic interval of Sebastes umbrosus isolate fSebUmb1 chromosome 9, fSebUmb1.pri, whole genome shotgun sequence harbors:
- the LOC119494878 gene encoding uncharacterized protein LOC119494878 has product MNPVSYHHSMLSSVNSGHHPNLVMDRVLSSTTAKRCEKCGFVCTDLAEFTKHMLEHRSTKFYCFYCNKISFSEAELSAHLKQHCSKYPFKCPHCGQGYMRRLCLVKHIDRLHSKNSSQIPAKPGTTKNPHAPVSSALSSMPAADLSSRLPAVRVTVPALSTPAVRLGKDEQRGKTLDTNASNATNGNAELLTPLNGFIQHHHRALTVSLPDEVSIPAGCLVELVEVKTVNGTKELKLRLVSQQENESVIKDTRTTVSQNTALGKPFLSALNHPNTVKSMSMGMCTVNRKQCEMKMVNVERPAVANISQNLQNQASKEKGGLKRASPEIINLECHTVIPNKVPKSILNSVREGIKVTQREPVNHNAALPSVISNSALNRFNSALHPENMGACVSQRAMDERIPDHSKCIPPRRASDIKIIPRDALVAVKLEPGEMRLKSNTSSKIKKEMVCLNQHKSASPALSVLLAAAPQVRPPVTLAGKDNYIASPSFSVPRTLSEHSLVKTPALSSRTHSKISAWTQDRAGEGDMLEPEGFPVISSVFSLSQQPEDVQGSMQPLVMALRGIVMDKSNGSPENHIKITNVTGQQVKEAVPKYCAQLTQRDGSIIRNLLLTERTSQPVKVEEQDKGVQHPSALTHNHIHVNEEKNRSAPTANKKGSDSPAADVSQIAAHVNAHVAAEPPQQTEKSEHDVSSKFLTVSLKRVQVGVWKKSKKGLKLRISKYKTQVPMSSLTDCTVIYPMPLKVDQLVKRPGPNQPVVVLNHPKPRASAQAATTDTLTDTGASEEAPKCQILKMRLSKVMGQKYEVMGCTVGEFP; this is encoded by the coding sequence GAGCACAAAGTTTTACTGCTTTTACTGCAACAAAATCTCGTTCAGCGAGGCGGAGTTGAGCGCTCACCTGAAGCAACACTGTTCaaaatatccgtttaagtgtccTCACTGTGGACAGGGATACATGAGGAGGCTGtgccttgtaaagcacattgATCGTTTGCATAGTAAAAATAGTAGTCAAATACCTGCCAAGCCTGGAACGACAAAAAATCCACACGCTCCTGTCTCCAGTGCCTTATCAAGCATGCCCGCTGCTGATCTGTCATCACGTCTACCAGCTGTTCGCGTCACCGTACCCGCTCTGAGTACACCTGCAGTCCGGCTGGGTAAAGATGAACAGAGAGGGAAAACACTGGACACAAATGCATCAAATGCCACTAATGGTAATGCTGAACTTTTGACCCCTTTGAATGGATTCATTCAACACCACCACAGGGCTCTCACGGTTTCACTTCCTGACGAAGTATCCATCCCTGCTGGCTGTTTGGTTGAACTTGTTGAGGTGAAAACTGTCAACGGGACAAAGGAGCTGAAGCTGAGGCTCGTCTCTCAACAAGAAAACGAGTCTGTGATAAAAGACACGAGGACCACAGTGTCTCAAAACACCGCACTGGGAAAGCCATTCTTATCTGCGTTAAATCATCCAAACACGGTGAAGTCTATGAGCATGGGGATGTGCACGGTTAACAGGAAACAGTGCGAAATGAAGATGGTGAATGTGGAGCGTCCTGCTGTTGCCAATATTTCCCAAAACCTCCAGAATCAAGCAAGCAAAGAAAAAGGTGGATTGAAAAGAGCATCGCCAGAAATAATCAACTTGGAATGTCACACAGTGATTCCAAACAAGGTTCCCAAAAGCATCCTCAATTCTGTAAGAGAAGGAATCAAAGTTACACAGAGGGAACCCGTGAACCACAATGCAGCTCTGCCCTCTGTTATCTCCAACAGTGCGCTCAACAGGTTCAATAGCGCCCTGCATCCAGAAAACATGGGAGCATGTGTTTCCCAGAGAGCGATGGATGAGAGAATTCCAGATCATTCCAAGTGTATCCCACCCAGGAGGGCAAGTGACATAAAAATCATTCCTAGAGATGCGTTGGTGGCTGTTAAGCTGGAGCCCGGGGAGATGCGCCTCAAGAGCAACACTtcttcaaaaataaagaaagagatgGTGTGCTTGAACCAACACAAATCTGCTTCTCCTGCCTTGAGTGTTCTCTTAGCTGCAGCTCCCCAAGTGAGACCTCCAGTGACTTTAGCTGGTAAAGATAACTACATTGCAAGTCCGTCTTTTTCAGTCCCCAGGACTCTAAGTGAGCACTCGTTGGTCAAAACACCGGCGCTTTCTAGCCGCACACATTCAAAGATCTCGGCTTGGACCCAGGACAGAGCCGGAGAAGGAGACATGCTAGAGCCTGAGGGGTTCCCCGTCATCTCTTCTGTGTTCTCATTAAGTCAACAACCAGAGGACGTCCAAGGCTCCATGCAGCCACTGGTGATGGCTCTGCGCGGTATAGTGATGGATAAAAGTAACGGTTCACCTGAAAATCACATCAAGATAACGAATGTCACAGGGCAGCAGGTGAAGGAGGCGGTGCCAAAATACTGTGCTCAGCTGACCCAAAGAGATGGATCCATCATCCGCAACCTTTTACTGACAGAGCGGACCAGTCAGCCTGTCAAAGTAGAGGAGCAGGATAAGGGTGTTCAGCATCCTTCTGCACTGACCCACAACCATATCCACGTCAACGAAGAAAAAAATAGGTCCGCACCAACAGCCAATAAGAAAGGCAGTGACTctcctgctgcagatgtttccCAAATTGCTGCGCATGTAAATGCACATGTGGCTGCAGAGCCTCCACAGCAAACTGAAAAAAGTGAGCACGACGTCTCCTCAAAGTTCCTGACTGTCTCTCTGAAACGGGTACAAGTAGGCGTGTGGAAAAAAAGCAAGAAGGGACTGAAGCTCAGAATATCCAAATATAAGACTCAGGTACCTATGAGCAGTCTAACTGACTGTACAGTTATTTACCCAATGCCGCTGAAAGTGGACCAACTGGTTAAACGGCCGGGCCCAAACCAGCCTGTGGTGGTGCTGAATCATCCAAAGCCCAGGGCCTCCGCCCaggcagcaacaacagacactCTAACGGACACAGGAGCCTCTGAGGAGGCTCCAAAGTGCCAAATCTTAAAAATGAGGCTGAGCAAAGTGATGGGGCAGAAGTATGAGGTGATGGGGTGCACCGTTGGCGAGTTTCCATAA
- the LOC119494988 gene encoding cytokine-dependent hematopoietic cell linker, whose protein sequence is MDRNRTGRNRKQRGGNYINVVEPEYDVVDDQEEVLKVRILPARPINEEEREYADRDLPRSSSAQSLSSLSTGNSNPPPRETTPTSGPAINRDLKPGRRKTRIDRRVPPVPPGEQLTHRSSPSPPVELVNHLPGLTLREPCRRDVQRATKQVEISPHTKGLQSSESLHNNLRHSLDLETHTLETRSQRSHERVPSKRYHHEWPQTKEDFDQHDFVPMEKPQQTYCEEHWYVGACTRADAEHALHLVNKDGAFLVRDCSVITNSEPLVLAVYHEKKVYNVKIRFMESSGKYALGTGQRSNDMFDAVPDIIKFHSIFPIMLISGRNMLGSKCPENCVLTCPVTKRDVALLLLQ, encoded by the exons ATG GATCGCAACAGGACAGGCAGgaacagaaaacaaagaggCGGTAACTACATCAACGTGGTGGAGCCCGAGTACGACGTGGTGGATGACCAGGAGGAAGTGCTAAAAGTGCGCATACTTCCCGCAAGGCCCATaaatgaagaggagagagagtatGCAG ACAGGGATCTTCCAAGGTCATCGTCGGCCCAGAGCCTCTCATCGCTCTCCACT GGTAACTCCAACCCTCCCCCACGAGAAACCACACCTACTTCAG gacCTGCTATAAATAGAGACCTGAAGCCAGGCAGAAGAAAGACCAGAATAG ATAGGAGGGTACCACCGGTGCCTCCAGGAGAACAG CTCACACACAG GAGCTCTCCATCACCTCCAGTGGAGTTAGTGAATCACTTGCCCGGGCTGACTCTACGCGAACCCTGCAGGAGAGA TGTACAGAGAGCAACTAAACAA GTAGAAATTAGTCCACATACCAAAG GTCTACAGAGTTCTGAAAGTCTTCATAACAATCTAAGACATTCTCTGGATTTGGAAACTCATACTCTAGAAACAAG ATCACAACGAAGTCATG AAAGGGTGCCATCGAAACGTTATCACCATGAGTGGCCTCAAACTAAAGAAGACTTTGACCAACACGACTTTGTTCCAATGGAGAAGCCTCAACAG ACCTACTGTGAAGAACACTGGTATGTTGGGGCTTGTACTCGAGCAGATGCTGAGCACGCCCTACACCTGGTAAACAAG GACGGAGCTTTTTTGGTACGGGACTGCTCTGTCATCACCAACAGTGAGCCCTTGGTATTGGCTGTGTATCACGAGAAGAAGGtttacaatgtaaaaatacgATTCATGGAGAGTTCCGGGAAGTACGCCCTGGGAACGGGACAGCGATCAAATGAC ATGTTTGACGCTGTGCCAGACATCATCAAGTTTCACTCCATATTCCCAATAATGCTCATCAGCGGGAGAAATATGCTTGGAAGCAAATGCCCAGAAAACTGCGTGCTGACATGTCCCGTAACGAAAAGGGATgttgccctgctgctgctgcaataa